The Agelaius phoeniceus isolate bAgePho1 chromosome 2, bAgePho1.hap1, whole genome shotgun sequence region ATCCTGTTGTGCACAGCAGCGGGAGTTACCTGCAAGAAGAGGATGTTATCTTTGGAAATGGCTTCCATCAAGTCCTTGTGGAGGGACGGTTCTCCATGCAGGCGGCCGGCCTCAGCCAGAGCCTCGtgcagcaggcagctctgccgCTCCGGCCGCTGCCGGTAGAAGAGGACATAAGCAGTGTCCTTGGGGAAGAACGAGGTGACGTTGCTGACCGATtcgaaggaggagaaggaaactCTGGTGTCATTGAAGAGGTACCACTGGATTTCCAAGTCCAACTGTTTGTCAGAGGCTGGTTTTGGCACCCCATCCCGGGGCTGCCCGTGGGGTACGGTGTCAGTGCACTCCCTGGAGTAGCAGTAGTAGTGGCCACTCTCGGAGGAGATGCCTGAATGCACCACCACGCTGCAGAGGTCATACACGACAGTCATGAAGCCACTCCCTGGGACAGCACCCTCCTTCCCATGCTGGCAAACCTCCTCAGTTTCCTCTGGAGCAACAAGGATGGGTAGCTTGAGCACCACAGGGATGGAGACATTGTCCAAGATCTTCTTTCTCTTCATAGTCCGTGGGTCGAAAGAAAACCGCAGCAGTGTGAGGATGAGGTAGTGTGGACCCTCTGtcagctctgccaccttctcagcatCCTGCAAGGATGCACATTTCTCACAGTGGTATTTATTCTCTGCTGTCAGTCTCTCCGGGGATAGAAAATAGTTGATTAAATCTGGGACAGATCTGGAGTCCTTGGGAGCACATGCCTGCTCCACAAAAGTTGAGAGAGGGTCTTTGGCTGCATCCACCCCAACACCATTGCCACGTATGGGATTTGCTGCTTCTCCTTGTTCCTGGGAACATAATGTTTCCACCGACACTGATGGGGCTGCATGGTCACTGGCCATGGGGGCCTTCCTCTGGATCCAGGGAGAGCCCATGAGCTGGCCTGCATTTTCTGGAGGCTCAATGAACTGTGGGCCAATTTCTTCCACTGGTAGAATATGTGTGCTCCCACACACATTCCTGTCCGATGGAGGAAAAGCCAGGGACAGGTCTGTGAAGACTTCTTCTCGGGAGGAAACATTCAGGCACTTCAAGCAGCGGATCTTTGTCATCATTTTACCCCCAAACATCTTCTCAATCAATGTCTTGTTTAAGTAATGATGCTCCACTGCCTGAGACGTCAAGCTGGATTCCTTGAGTTTCTGGTAGAtcctttttccagttttttcctcttcatgCAATCTTTGGCAGGGGAGAAAAAGGCTGTGTTATGCATCAATACAACACCGAGAGGCAGTCTCTAAAGTAGGGCTCCTGTTCTTCACTGCAAGTAGTTAATCCCAGTTAACCTGCCTGTACCCAGGGGTCTGATGCTGTGGGAAAAAAGTGGGAAGGAGTCTGACAGGATTTGGGAACCTGAAGTCCTCATGTGCCACTGACCACATACTTCTAGAAGGATCATTGGGACAGCAGAGATTTGCTATTTCTAGGTAAAGGCAAGAATCAACACTTTACAGAATAGGCTAAGTGGCTTGTCAGGTGAACCTCTACGGTTGGTACAATTTTAGATTAGGTATCAGGAAAAAtctcttcactgaaagggtgaaAAGCAGCCAGACATTGGAACAGACTGAGCAAGGAAGTAGTGAAATCACTGTTTCTAGAAGTGTTAAAAATGTGTAGAGGTGGCATTTAGGGACAtgatttagtggtggacttcttaatggttggactcaatgatcatAGGGGACTTTTCCAACCATAATGACTCTGTAATTCTATTAATTCCTTGTGTCCTCAGAGCAAAGGCAGAAATTTTCAAGTTGAACTTAAGTTCTGACCCCTAAAATTGTACAAACAGGGTTTCATTAGAAACAGAATTTCATTTCAGACCAGTCTCACGATCCCAACCCTCCACTCTCCCAACTCCTCTGGGTCCCAGCCACATGCCCTGTTTGCATGTGGGTTAGCACTAAACACTACACTGGGGTTTAGGGATGCTGTTGTCACCAGGCTCCAGGATGATGGCGCTCGTCACGTACCGGTCCAGCAAATACTTGAGGTACTCTGAGCAGTCCTGCTGAGCTCCAGGGGTGAACCAGGGTGGCCAGGAGGCAGAGAGGAAGCTCTCAGGGGAGATGGCTGGTCGCTGGCAGCAACACAGAAGACATGCATTTAATCCTAGCAATTTTTCCTCAATTCCCAaagggggatggagagaggagaggagtgGTTTTTTTAGCTGGTCCACTGGGAGCACAGTGTTCTGTGCCTGATAAggtcccttttttccccctaaaaagGCTAATCCCAGTGCACAGGAAGACTTTCTTGGTTTGCTGCAAGTCAGGATGGTAAGGATGAATTTCAGACATTATTTTATGTATACTTCTCTAAAATAAACACATGGATATGTGTTTATCATTCAATTTTTAAATGGTTTATTGACCTGATCCAGATAATTTTACTTAATTCAGCCTGAATTTAATTTGCTGCTCCATTTAATTTGATCAGGATCTCTCTCATCAAATcctttcataaaaaaaaaataaaccaaaaccaaaacaaacaaaaaaaaaaaccaccaacaccaaaccaaaacaaaaaaaatcccactaaaCTTGCACCCAACATTCTGATCACTGCAGGCAGGTAATCTGTGTTACCAGATAATGTAATTGCCGTCATTAGGAAGCAGATATTTAATTAATATGGAAAAAGACCCATTTTTAGAAAAAAGGTAACTTCAAGAACaacccaaaaaagaaaaataaccaaAAGGAAATTAACAGGAAACTATAACCATCAGCTACACCACATGCTTCTGTACTTGTTCATCACAGAACACAGTCACCCTAACCTGCCATCAAAACCTAGATTCTACTATTACCCAATATTAAATTTAACAGGATGTCTATATTTCCCTCTCAGGTCATCTGTAGTGATATAATACCACAATGCTaccagccagctctgccagtcaAGGCTTGGGAAATGAAGAAGCCTGGATGACTTGCTTCCCAGCAAGGGAAAATTCACTGCCTTTCCAATATCTTGTCTTTCTAGGAACATAAAGACAtattttcaagagaaaaattAGATATGACCTAGCTATACCTCCAGGAGTCACTCCATTAAATTTCACATTTGTCATGGGAATGTTTACATTTACTTAAGggtgttatttttattttacgtTCTTCACATGCAGAGGATTCAACAATCTGGAATCTAAGGGgatttttataatttataatttttataatcCTTTTAACACAACCACTTTTAAAGCAATTTTCACTGATTGCTAGTGCTTTGCTGGGCAGCAATGGGACAAGCGAGCTGCTCCAGTCTTCTCCCTTGCTGCACAGCAAGAAACAAAGCCTCTGCTTCACACCAACAGGCTTCTCAGCTGACCACAGATGTAAACTATTACCTAATGGACTTCATTGTCAAAAACATTAGCTATGACATCAGCCCAGCCCAAGAAGACCACAAACTAAAGACAGGCAGCCTGGTGTGAACATAGCCCACTTTCATGGGTGATAGGAGTTTCCCTCCACCTCTCCCAAAATTAGCCTCCTTCATATAAACAAAATTTGTCCCATTACAAAAACCCACCAAGATCCACAGCTCCTTATCAGCACGTTGGAGCCAGCAGGAAGCAACTTGGAGACGAGCCTTTCCGCAGCCGACAGTCCAAACAAATAACTAAAACATTAAATAATTACCTGACTGTGCTCCAAAAATGCAAAGAGCCACTGGAGCTTTGTCATCAGGGGCTGGGAGTTGCCCTCAGATAAATTCAGCACTGAATGCCGAAAGCTGTGAAAGAAAAGCAGCGATGCAATCTGTGAGATGGAAAATCAGTGTGGGACGTGCAAGGTTGGCGTGACAAGCAACCCCTGGCACAGTCTTGAATGGGAGCAAGGGAGTAAAAACTCACTCTGAAGCCATGAAAAGAGACTGTATGATGCTGTTCATGTAGCAAGTGTTTCCCAAGTTAATTAACCCAATCTTTCCTGTCTCTGATTTAGATGCCAGGCGTGGGTAAAAGCAGGCCAGCTCATTCTTCTGGGAGGTCCAAGCATTTTGTCCTAAGAGGTGTTTAATCCGGTCTTCATTTGGAATCGGGAGAGCCTTGGAAAGAGACATCTGTGTTACAAATCATTATCTGTCCTCACAaggggcagctgaggggcaGGCACCAATCCCTTCTCTCTGGTACTAGTGACAGGGCACAAGAAAACAgcatgaagctgtgtcaggggagatttaggttggatattaggaaaagcgTCCAGCATGGGGTGGATGCTGGACACTGCAACAGGTTTCCCAGGGAAGTTGTCATGGCACCAAGCCAAGAAGCAtctggacaatgctctcaggcacctggtgtgattcctgccctgtgcagggtcAGGAGTTGAACTCGATGATCCtcgtgggtcccttccaactcagggtATTCTATGATCCCATGATTGATCATTTCCCATGAAGAATTAGTAATGGGCACCTGCAAAACTCCTCTGCTAGAGGCATTCACACAACTAATGCTCCTGCTCTTCACATGAACCTGCCTCTATGCACAGAAGAGTTTACTTGTTTGTATTAGTCCTTTAAAGGCATTTCAGAATAAAGTTATAGCTAAAACCTACAGGCACCTACAGGACTTCTGCAGGCCCACCATTAGAGAAGTAATTTCCTTCAACCTGCCTACACAGGGCTCAGACTCAGAATTTGAATCCCCTCATCCCCTCTCTTCTACCATCATCTGAGGTGTTGAAGTCAGGACATCCCTACCAGTGAGGGACGGGCTCAGGATATCCCAACCAGACAGTCCCTCTCTTCTAGCTACTGACAGAGATGCCATTTCCATATGGAAAGCAGTAAAATGACTGAGAAGGGCATGACTCACTTTAACTGCTTCTAGGACTGGTTCATAGAGGTCTGGGAATCCTGAGAAGCGGAAGAACATGCAGTGGATGagctcagccagctgctccagggagctGGTTGCAGAATTGGAGTCCTCCTTCTTCAAAGAGGCCACCAGCCTGGGGATGTGAGGGAgtagctggaaaagaaaaattcactaCAAAAATTACTCCACGTTATTCACAGAATGTTAATACATTTAGGGGAATGAAATTCACCTGCAGGCAGAAAAGACAGTGAACAGGAGTTGACTTCAGGGCCACTCTAGACTTCACCCTTCACCCTTTGAACTCAACAGCAACTCTCTTGTTGATTTTGGCAACCTTAGAGGGTTTTCTGTTGCATGACACCTGcaggtttgtgctgctgctttgctgagCTGCAATTGCTATTCTTTAATCTCCCCTAAATCCCACACCCACGATGGAAAGGACATGCTGACTGCCAAGTGCAGGGATTCAAACCTGCAAGGTAGGTAGGTGGAATTAGCCTAGAAGAAATGTTGTCTGCTGTGCTCTTAATTTTATACTGAATACACTGAACTGGAATTGGTATGGTGGGATGGGTGGCAACAGGCATATAAGCAGCACattctttattttgctttcatctCGAAAACGTAAAAATGCACAAGCAGATGCAAATGCAAATGATCTGTTGCTCACGGGCACCCTCTGCTgaccctgcagctgcacacagaaTTAACGACCGATTTCCAACCCTGCAGATGTGCACTTACACAACCTctttcatatttatattttaagttatttttaGCCCAGTGTAATCCTGAAGAAAAGTATCAGGACCCCAGTCCAGCCATTTCCAGGTTGTCTTTTCCTCGCTTGGTCTTcttctcctctttttctttcccttcaaaATGTTGAGATTTTAACTATTTCCCTTCCAACAGAAAAGGTTGTTGGGGAAGAAGATCAATTGCAGCACCTTTTTGTACATCAGAATTTTGCCAAGCTATGATGTGAACAATTCTCAAAACCCTTCCAAAGTGCCAGGGCAAACACAAAAAGACATGGTTTGGCCCTGTTGGGTTCtggttttttaaataaaggagGAAATTTATGCTTATGGGCTATAGATGGAAACTTCAAGCAAAGAGTAACTCATAGCTTTTGAAGTGTTTCAAAATTTGATGTCCAACTGAAGACAACATGTTGGAATTACTCTATTTTTAGAAACCAAAGAGTTTCTCAAGAAATTCATGTTCCTTCAAAGTATCTCCAGCTGAGGAATAAAAAAGCATCAGTTGAAAATGTTGGCTAGCTTTGCTTTTTTCTAGCTTTATCTGTTTGTTCTGTGAACTTCAGGTGAAAAGCCAAATATAAGAGCTTTAACCAGAAAGTACAAAATCAAACATTAATAGAAGTAATCTTTCCATCACTGCTTTTATCAGTTCAATCACTACATGCACGCGTTTGCCTTCAGCCTCACTTTTTAAATTCAGCATTCCAGAGGCAACACCAGCAGGAAGCAGAGCTGCGCCTTAGTGCCAACAGCAAAACAAACTATAAAATATCACTGTGGAAATGAAAAGTGGATATTCAAATGTTGCCAAAAGTTGGTTTTGCTTTTAACAGAGAATTTGTGTAGTGAAGTGTTCTGATCCAGTCTTCTGGTCTTGCTGCACTGACGTTGTTCAAACCTTTCAAAGATGACCCACCACCTAAAGAAATGGGTGCCACGTGTTGGTGACAATTTAAAGTCACACGTGGGATGGGCCCCACTCAGTCCAACACACAGGAAGGCACCCACTTAGGAAAAGCAAGGCCTGTTTAATAATGTATTCCCTGCCCTCCACAGTGAGGGCCCTCTGAGATGTTCTCAACACAAAGGCTCTACCAAATGCACTCCAAAGCCAGAGTGGCAACATCTGCCACACCTCAGGTGCCCCCCTatccctgctgccccacagcaggGTTACACTCAGGACAATGGCCTCATCCAAGTGCCAGACTCAGCCTTACCAAGTGAAATGCCTCGTGGGAGTGCTGGAAGCTCAGCAGCATGTACTGCAGGACAGACAAAGCTCCCTCCCTCACAATGGGGTacagcagcttggagaagacctggtggaggagaaaaaaaagcaaatgagaAGGCAGGATGGCCCTGCAACCAGCAGGAGAAGGGGAGAGCAGGAAACAGAGGCACTGGGCATCTACCAGGGCTGCTGGTCTCTTCCTACTCCATGCTGGATGTTGAAGTAAGCAACAGCTCTCCAGAGTCATCTCCTGTCCTGAGTACTGGCTTAGGGCACCCTTAAAAATACTGTGTGGGGTATCCTCACCCTTTCAGCCTTGTGTAATGCCTCTTATGACAGTGCTGCATCTCTATATCTCCTCATGAAAAAACTATGCAAGGACAGCAGAATGCTAGATTTTCTAGAACATGCCTCTTAATTTATTCAGATATTTGGAATTTTATCACTAACCTTTCAGACAAAGAGATAAAAGGCAAGTATCTTTTTCAAAGGCtacataattatatttattctaCTTTACAAAAAATACCTGTATACCCTCTACTGTTGCCAGATCATAACTTCTAAGGGTTTCCAAAAATCACATGTTATTTTCTGGGCTGTGTCCCTTTCCTATGTATTAAtaatgaaaggaaagaaagaaaagccagAGATGCTTGGCTACTGTCCCACTGCTCAATGCACTTGAGGGATCACAAAGACAAATGCAGTTATTGATAATGTTCCAGTACTGATAATTATAAAATTACAGTATCATTTAGGTGAGAAAATACCTCTAAAATCATTGAGCCcagctgttaacccagcactgccaagcccagcattaagccatgtccctaaCTAAGACATTAAGATGTCCTAGTAGCTTCTATGATGACCTCTTCTGGCGGCTCAGCCAGGTGTTATCCCCACTATATGAAGGAGGGAAGAGTAGGACCACAGCATGGAAAAAGTTCTGAAATAGTGACCAGTTTCAGTGCTTGATCACAGTTTTCAGAGAGAGCAAGTACTCACTGTTGAAACAGATGATGGCAATGGCAGCAGGGGCTTTATGTACAATAATAAAAGAACCAAGCCAGGGCACAAGCTTTAGAACTGACCTGTGACTGTGTAGGCTATTAATACACTCACTGATATATATTTTACCTGTACCAGCCAGCACTTACCCAGGCATGGTCAAAGGAGAGCATGTCACATTCCCAAAAGTAAATTTTACAAGAACTTCATCGTTTGGGAAGGAAAGTGTTCAACTGGTTTGAAAATCCTTGgctattttatttcctttaagaTATCAGTACCTCTGCAGACCACAACCTGCAGAATCCCAGGTTGTTCTGGAGAACATCATTCCTAGCAGCAAAATCAGTATCCCTTGGGACAGCAAACTCTTTTTTCTCTATATATCTCATCCTATCATTTGAAAGGCAAGGTGATATTTCAGGTGCAAGATGGTATTTCTGTGGTTCACATTCACATTTAAAAGAGCCAACTGACCTTTTCTATTTTCGAAAGAGTGACTTCAATCAAGATGCTGAACTTTTTCACTGCAGCCAAACCCTTCAGCAGAGCAATGATCCACTTGTCTATGTTCTTTCCCAGGGGCCAGGACACCCAGTCAATCATCCTGAAACGAAACACAAACTCTTAAATAAATTTAATGCACATATTGTAAAAGTCAAGCTCCACTCTAGGCCAAACCTCCTCCAAACTTGTGTCCAGTCACTGGGATGAGACAGGCTCTGCACAAGGCATTTCACATCTTGTTCAAAGCACAAAAAAGCCTGAAGTAGAAATACTCCAATGTCACCATCAGATGGTGGTTCTTCAGAGGATCAGGCCCAAGTCCATTGAGTAAAGtggggattttttccaaaaattCAGTCTAGTCAAATTCAAGCTTTTAAAACTGGTGCTGTGCTCTACATACTAATCATGTGAGGATTTGATTGAGCTCTCTGCATTGTCACCATTAGAAAACAAATTATACTGGTTTGATCTCTGCATTGTTACTGGTAAGGAAAAAACCTTACCAGTTTCAGATTCATATATTTTAGTTCTCAGTGTGGTGTGGGAAACACTGATTTCcaaaaacatatttaaaaaaactccATCTGGAAACTCTAATAGAAGCCAATTATTCCTGAATGTCACAGGtaaaaaatttcatttctaGCCTTTCAACCAACATGTTGTCATGGTTCTTCAAGAAATAAGTGCCTTACAGAAGTTTCTTGTAAAACTATAACCTAAGGCTAAGTGATTACACATTGTTTCTATTAAAATTTAATGTTAAACAACCAGGAAGCAAGTAAGACTTGGGATCTCCAAGTATCCAACTTTGCTGGTCATTTCAGTACTTTTGATTTGAAGATACCCCAAACCTTCAGGCTACACCTCAGTTCAGCTACCTTACCCAGTCAGTTCCTTTTACTTATAAATCTGTATCTTACGCAAAATAAAAGAAGGGAAGATAGATAACTAACCACCACAAGGCAAAGAGCCATGTGAAATTAGTGAAGTTTACAAGGAACTGGAAAAATGAAACTTTAGTCAGTAAAAAATCCTTGAAAAGCAGCATATGTTGGGGTGTTGAAAAATAATAGAAGTCAAGCCAAGGTGGAGAATAAAGCAAATGCCAGAGAAGCTTGCACAGACATTTGGACCAGAGGAGAACAAGGAATGCCATGCAATCACTGTATGTGAAGATGCACAGCTGTCAAGCATCACCAACACAAGAGGAAGATCAAGGAGTCACAAGGATTAGAAATTGAGGATTAGAAATGTAGAACTGGAGGGAAATGTATTGATTCAAAAGGCATGCAAGGAACCAGAAATGGAGGCTACAGTAATTCATCTGCCTGAAGACAACCAGGCAGATGCCAGGTGACTACAAGTTCCCAGTGTAACAGCAGCCATGGAAAGGACCATCACCACCTGTGGTGCAGAAAGAAAGGTGTTCTCCATAGCAAAACAATGACCTCAGGCTGTGGTCTGGCTGCCATGGTGAACATGGTGCACAAACACCACCATCTGTGCCCAAGACCAATGAACTGTGTGGAAGAAACTTGTTCAGGTGGTAGGGGAAATGAAGAACACTTCCTGCAAGAAAAGCTTAAAATAACCTGGCTTGTTTAGCACAGCCATGAGAAAAAGCAGAGATGAGAAGGGACTGCTCTTCCTGCACATATTGAAGGAATAAACACCAGGGAGGCAAAAGATATTTCAGCTATTTCTGTTGGCATAAGATCAAATGAACTGTAAGATGGCCAGAAATACACACAGACTGGCTGTTAGAAGAGAGATTTGACCCAGTAAAGCAACCCAGTGGTGGAAGAGCTGTGAGAGAACAGCAGTGGGAACATAGTCTTGCTTTGAGGAGCAGAGTTGAACATTAATGAAAGGGGTCTGTAATGTCAATGCTATAAAGCAGGGAGATGGATCCAGAGATTCAAAGGTCTTTTTTCTCCCTATCTTCTTTAAACAGGCCTAAAATAACCTTATTTGATTGAAGCTATACTTTGCTAGCACTGGTAGCTAAGTTACAGTGCTGCCCGTGTTGCTACAGTAGGAAGAAATTAAGTTTTAAATTCACATTGCACAATCCACAAGTATTTTAGTAGTGATGACCCTAATTTGACAAAGGAGTCATTGATTTGGTCTGCTAAACTTTTAAAAGCCTAGACCCTGATCTCCAGAGGTTGTGAGTGCCTGCATAGCTGTGAGACAGCAGATGCCTTCTGCatccagagccaggctctttgGAACAGATACAtccccaggggaaaaaaaaaacaaatccaaatcTGTGAGTACCTCTGACGTCACAGATGCACGGTAATAGAGTTTATCTAAAAATAGACCAATTCTGTAAAAGAGCTTGTGGTGTGCACTTATGCCAGCAGGTGATAGCCTTGCTTTTTCTACCACCAGTTGTTCTTTACATGCTTGACCAGAAGTTCTACGTAAGTCCAGTTTATTCCCTTGCTACTCCCAAACCTAAACTTCAGAAAAAACACTCCTGCATGCAACCAGTTTGTCGGGGATACTAGGCTAAAAGATCTTCAATTTGTacattttcctttgattttctAGGCATGGAGCACACATATCAAACAGCCTGGGGTCATGCTGGTTTTGGGACACCCATCTGCCATAAATATGCTGCCAAAACTTCAACATTTATCCTACGTGATGTTAATTACATTTTGTGAGCTCTTACTAATTATTTACTCCTCCTTCTGCATGACAAAGACTGTTTTAAGGAATGATGCAGTTGATTTGGCAATCTCTGTATTTAGACACTGGCACTCTAAGAAGATTTGTCTGGAGCTTGTAGCCACAGGTgtccagaaagagaaaaagatggAGAAGAGGGTTAGGAACTGAACTGATAACCTAATATTTTGTCTTGGGTTGCTGGACTCTGGGAAAACCATGATCTTCCCTAGCAGGCCAAAGAGAAGCAACTCTGTTCTGCATACATAAACTTCCCATCAGGAATAACGTGTTTCTGTCATGTAACCATATTGGGAAGGACACACAAATCCTGTAataagaagaggaaaaaagatgcTTCCAGTGAGATCAAGTCAGAGCAGCACCCCTGTGTTAAGTGGACACACCACTGCATGTGAATATCATCTGTTTAAATGGAGACCTCTAAGGGAAGTATGGGTTAAagacagaatcatggaataattTAGGCTGAAAAATATCCTTAAGATCATTGAAGATACACCTAAGTAAGTGCAGAGCCAGGCACTAGAGCACAGAAGAGCTGTAGGACTTGGACATAAGAGTGCAAAGAAGACCTGGTAATGCCAAAGAGGGCACTGGTGCTGCAAAGACCAGGTCTGCCATATCAGGTAGCCTTTCACCCACTACTCTTCATCATGCTTTGACTAGGTCTCCATTGACTTTGtctgtccagctgcagcacacCCACCTGACAAAGGCCAAGGCAGGACCTGGAAACAGCTGGGCATACCTCCCTCACATAAGTCTTTAGCTGTGACTGGTGGCTTAAGAAGATATCCTTTTGAAGGGAGACAGAGATCATAATGAAATCatgaaaatgagattttggggaagaaaaaggcCTCAAtagcttcaggaaaaaaaaaatcaaacctctTCAACATAGCCTATATTGGACATCCGATAATGCAATtatttataagaaaataaactaaATTAAGCCAAACAAATATAATAATAGTCATAATCATAATAAAAACCACTCTTTATTCTAGTTCTCTCAGGCCTCAGGGCTAGAAGAAATAATAcagaagtttttcttttccctacaCACTCCTCACCAGACAGCACCAGCCAAACTGCTTGGGCTAAAACCACACAGAGCATTTCTCCAAACTGAGTTAAAGGTTTCACTCCCACAGCCTTTCCTACCTGCCAATGGCCATCATCATTTGCACATCAGTGATGCTGTCATCATTGGTGAGGTTTCTTATGACGCCATCCATGAGCTCCAGAGGGACAAACTGAACCACGCTGGCCAAGGCATTGGAGGGCGCTTCCTGTTCCTCTGCAAGACACCCAGAGGGATCACCCCCAGCAGTGAAGATGTTAGTTGACAGGAAAAACAGGCACACTAGGTCATTTCTTGTCctaaaaaccaaataatttctGCCCACAaaaaatagaatcatagaattgtttagaTTGGAAAAGCTTTCAAAGATCCAGTCCAACccttaacccagcactgccaagtccaccactaaaccacatccccatatgccacatccacacatcaTGGAGCAgacactgagctgctgccaaTGAGCAGTGTAGAGTCTACCATTGGCTGTGCTAGGAGGATAATTCCCCAGATCCCAGTGCAGCACATAATGAAACTGGATCTTAGCAGATGGCTGCTCCCTGAAGCCATATGTAGCCCCAAGGGAGGAAGAGATTACAGGCACGTGTTTGGCCCCACTCAGGTACCAAATTTCCTCTGCTTGCTCTCTTTTTACTAAATACTGCAAATAATTGCAAAAGGATGCAACTGCAATTTTGCCTGCCTGGAAATGGGCCTCCTTCCAATGGATGAGGCTGTCATACTGAAAAACCCATCTCCTGTTGTCTTAGGAATAGCTAAAGCAGGAGCTCACCAGCCTTTCATAGCATTGGTACCTCCCAAAAACCTTCTGAAACCCTCCACAATAACCTAAAAGCCCCAGAAGTTGAATAAATATTGCCTGTCTCACCCTAAGACGCAACCGCCCTTCAGACAGTCAGTAGGGCTTCATACCTCTAGGGCAGTGAGAAATAACTGCTTGGCTTTATCCCTAGTCTCTGGTAGGGAGCAGGCTTTGAGGCACTACCAAGTCAGCCAAAAGAGAGTGGCATTTCTAAAAGCTCTCAAGTTCCACTCTAACAAGCTGCAGATAAGATACTTTCCCTGAAGCCCAGCTGATGTTAGAAAGCGCTGAACACAAACATGTGCTGCAAATGCTTCCATCCTGTTAGCAGCTCCCATCTGCAGACTCTCTCTGGTTTCAGGGTGATATTGTCttcccagctcagagccctggtAACTTTAAGAGATGCTTGTATGTTATATTTAAACTGTGGCTGCATTTCTGTAGTGGATTAAAACTCTGCAAGATGCCAAACTAATTGAGTTTGACTTCATCAGAGCCAACATTTACATTCCCAGtcctttttaaattattatttttaaa contains the following coding sequences:
- the USP35 gene encoding ubiquitin carboxyl-terminal hydrolase 35 isoform X1, whose translation is MLREKDAGGVVGERGAGGMLGLRDAGGTLGDQGAEMDKILEAVVMSSYPNNVKQGLVRRVIEAAKQPMDSEQCWSMLELSTKLYLTGDTKYKREIGKEVLEVYGHYHPEEFEEFFNVRFLLSLLQEGYGPLGKRSHYVLDYIQLGLQFVLESPSANSIFSLLRIEVLRKVCERPSPKQCAKISKLLTQHPQCIPTGKHQLLFCQQLIRCIGQFQCVSEGEEEIMEFLEQVNKVSGLLQRIWRTQTSAILPSLKELFTIISSTEEQEAPSNALASVVQFVPLELMDGVIRNLTNDDSITDVQMMMAIGRMIDWVSWPLGKNIDKWIIALLKGLAAVKKFSILIEVTLSKIEKVFSKLLYPIVREGALSVLQYMLLSFQHSHEAFHLLLPHIPRLVASLKKEDSNSATSSLEQLAELIHCMFFRFSGFPDLYEPVLEAVKALPIPNEDRIKHLLGQNAWTSQKNELACFYPRLASKSETGKIGLINLGNTCYMNSIIQSLFMASDFRHSVLNLSEGNSQPLMTKLQWLFAFLEHSQRPAISPESFLSASWPPWFTPGAQQDCSEYLKYLLDRLHEEEKTGKRIYQKLKESSLTSQAVEHHYLNKTLIEKMFGGKMMTKIRCLKCLNVSSREEVFTDLSLAFPPSDRNVCGSTHILPVEEIGPQFIEPPENAGQLMGSPWIQRKAPMASDHAAPSVSVETLCSQEQGEAANPIRGNGVGVDAAKDPLSTFVEQACAPKDSRSVPDLINYFLSPERLTAENKYHCEKCASLQDAEKVAELTEGPHYLILTLLRFSFDPRTMKRKKILDNVSIPVVLKLPILVAPEETEEVCQHGKEGAVPGSGFMTVVYDLCSVVVHSGISSESGHYYCYSRECTDTVPHGQPRDGVPKPASDKQLDLEIQWYLFNDTRVSFSSFESVSNVTSFFPKDTAYVLFYRQRPERQSCLLHEALAEAGRLHGEPSLHKDLMEAISKDNILFLQEQEKEARNRAAYISALPKSPLWWRDLDRDKDDDSSSGGCSPAAGGGGSGSFHGLVF
- the USP35 gene encoding ubiquitin carboxyl-terminal hydrolase 35 isoform X2 — protein: MDKILEAVVMSSYPNNVKQGLVRRVIEAAKQPMDSEQCWSMLELSTKLYLTGDTKYKREIGKEVLEVYGHYHPEEFEEFFNVRFLLSLLQEGYGPLGKRSHYVLDYIQLGLQFVLESPSANSIFSLLRIEVLRKVCERPSPKQCAKISKLLTQHPQCIPTGKHQLLFCQQLIRCIGQFQCVSEGEEEIMEFLEQVNKVSGLLQRIWRTQTSAILPSLKELFTIISSTEEQEAPSNALASVVQFVPLELMDGVIRNLTNDDSITDVQMMMAIGRMIDWVSWPLGKNIDKWIIALLKGLAAVKKFSILIEVTLSKIEKVFSKLLYPIVREGALSVLQYMLLSFQHSHEAFHLLLPHIPRLVASLKKEDSNSATSSLEQLAELIHCMFFRFSGFPDLYEPVLEAVKALPIPNEDRIKHLLGQNAWTSQKNELACFYPRLASKSETGKIGLINLGNTCYMNSIIQSLFMASDFRHSVLNLSEGNSQPLMTKLQWLFAFLEHSQRPAISPESFLSASWPPWFTPGAQQDCSEYLKYLLDRLHEEEKTGKRIYQKLKESSLTSQAVEHHYLNKTLIEKMFGGKMMTKIRCLKCLNVSSREEVFTDLSLAFPPSDRNVCGSTHILPVEEIGPQFIEPPENAGQLMGSPWIQRKAPMASDHAAPSVSVETLCSQEQGEAANPIRGNGVGVDAAKDPLSTFVEQACAPKDSRSVPDLINYFLSPERLTAENKYHCEKCASLQDAEKVAELTEGPHYLILTLLRFSFDPRTMKRKKILDNVSIPVVLKLPILVAPEETEEVCQHGKEGAVPGSGFMTVVYDLCSVVVHSGISSESGHYYCYSRECTDTVPHGQPRDGVPKPASDKQLDLEIQWYLFNDTRVSFSSFESVSNVTSFFPKDTAYVLFYRQRPERQSCLLHEALAEAGRLHGEPSLHKDLMEAISKDNILFLQEQEKEARNRAAYISALPKSPLWWRDLDRDKDDDSSSGGCSPAAGGGGSGSFHGLVF